The following coding sequences lie in one Spirosoma sp. KUDC1026 genomic window:
- the glmM gene encoding phosphoglucosamine mutase, translated as MALIKSISGIRGTIGGLSGDGLTPVDIIKFTAAFGQWLRQRQPNQATVVIGRDGRLSGDMVSRLVVGTLQGLGLDILDLGLSTTPTVELAVVGEQAAGGIILTASHNPIQWNALKLLNENGEFISAQDGEKVLAIAEAMGDPTASANLAVSFADVRKLGKYRFDDTWLQKHIDQILALPLVDKDAIASRNFRVVVDAINSTGGLAVPMLLNALGVEQITKLHCDPTGNFAHNPEPLPENLRDIIKEMEKGQADLGIVVDPDVDRLALICEDGSPFGEEYTLVAVADYVLKSGNIGNTVSNLSSTVALRDVTQKYGAQHFASAVGEVNVVEMMREKDAVIGGEGNGGIIYPDLHYGRDALVGIALFLSHLAKSGKSASILRRTYPNYYISKNKIELTPNIDVDAVLSRIQSKYSRNPTSTVDGVKIEFDKEWVHLRKSNTEPIIRIYSESNTLATADYLAEKIISDIKEVIAEKR; from the coding sequence GTGGCATTAATAAAGTCAATTTCCGGCATTCGTGGAACGATTGGGGGGCTCAGCGGAGATGGGCTAACACCTGTGGACATCATTAAATTTACGGCTGCCTTTGGCCAATGGCTACGTCAGCGTCAACCCAATCAGGCAACGGTCGTTATTGGCCGCGACGGGCGTCTGTCGGGCGACATGGTTTCCCGGCTCGTGGTTGGTACCCTGCAGGGACTGGGTCTGGACATCCTCGATCTGGGCCTGTCCACCACGCCAACCGTCGAACTGGCCGTAGTAGGCGAGCAGGCAGCCGGTGGTATAATCCTGACGGCCAGCCATAACCCCATCCAATGGAATGCGCTGAAATTACTGAACGAAAACGGCGAATTTATTTCGGCGCAGGACGGTGAGAAGGTACTGGCCATCGCCGAAGCAATGGGTGACCCAACCGCCAGTGCCAACCTGGCCGTTTCCTTTGCGGATGTGCGGAAGCTGGGAAAATACCGGTTCGACGATACGTGGCTGCAAAAACATATCGATCAGATTCTGGCTCTGCCTCTGGTCGATAAAGACGCCATCGCCAGCCGGAATTTCCGGGTGGTAGTCGATGCCATTAACTCAACGGGGGGCCTGGCCGTCCCGATGCTGTTAAATGCGCTGGGGGTCGAGCAGATCACCAAACTCCACTGCGATCCAACGGGCAACTTTGCCCACAACCCCGAACCGCTGCCCGAAAACCTGCGCGACATCATCAAGGAGATGGAAAAAGGACAGGCCGATCTGGGTATTGTTGTTGATCCGGATGTAGATCGGCTCGCACTGATCTGCGAAGACGGTTCGCCTTTTGGTGAAGAATACACCCTGGTCGCTGTGGCAGACTACGTCCTGAAAAGCGGCAATATCGGGAACACTGTTTCCAATCTGTCGAGTACCGTAGCCCTACGCGACGTAACGCAGAAGTACGGCGCCCAGCACTTTGCGTCGGCTGTTGGCGAAGTCAACGTTGTTGAGATGATGCGCGAAAAAGACGCCGTTATTGGGGGCGAAGGCAACGGAGGGATCATTTACCCGGACCTGCACTATGGACGCGATGCGCTGGTCGGTATTGCGCTCTTTCTGAGCCATCTGGCTAAATCGGGTAAATCAGCTTCCATATTACGCCGGACTTACCCGAATTATTACATCTCAAAAAACAAGATCGAGCTGACACCCAATATCGACGTTGACGCCGTGCTGAGCCGCATCCAGTCGAAGTACTCGCGTAATCCAACCAGCACGGTTGATGGGGTCAAGATCGAGTTCGATAAAGAGTGGGTTCATCTGCGAAAATCAAATACAGAACCCATCATCCGGATTTATTCCGAATCCAATACGCTGGCCACCGCCGACTACCTGGCCGAGAAAATTATTAGCGATATTAAAGAAGTCATCGCCGAGAAACGCTAG
- a CDS encoding YtxH domain-containing protein yields MASFIRGVVAGLVIGYLTAPRSGKETREKLVSDANDLKNQWDEGVAELQDQFNQLLGQAEQKVDDVKAKAYEAKGKAEGKLDQYKNEAKSAYETDKSKAKTDYNNTVDNVADATKSGINQADQALKFN; encoded by the coding sequence ATGGCAAGTTTCATCAGAGGTGTCGTAGCAGGTCTGGTTATTGGTTATCTGACGGCACCACGCAGTGGTAAAGAGACCCGCGAAAAACTGGTAAGTGACGCAAACGATCTGAAAAACCAATGGGACGAAGGCGTCGCAGAGCTACAGGATCAGTTCAATCAACTCTTGGGTCAGGCAGAACAGAAAGTTGACGACGTAAAAGCGAAGGCTTACGAGGCAAAAGGAAAAGCAGAAGGCAAACTGGATCAGTACAAAAACGAAGCAAAATCGGCCTACGAGACTGACAAATCGAAAGCAAAAACGGATTACAACAATACAGTGGACAACGTAGCTGACGCGACGAAAAGCGGCATCAACCAAGCCGACCAAGCGCTGAAGTTCAACTAG
- the guaA gene encoding glutamine-hydrolyzing GMP synthase yields MATEQILILDFGSQYTQLIARRVRELNVYCEIHPYNHLPTISADVKGIILSGSPSSVRDADAPEVHLAEFRHKLPVLGVCYGAQLLAHTSGGEVKASAIREYGRAKLGTVNSESPLMKGIDQHSQVWMSHADTITSVPDNFEIIASTDTVRVAAFQVAGEQTYGIQFHPEVTHSLQGKALLQNFVVDICGCAQDWTAESFVETTVAQLKEKIGDDKVVLGLSGGVDSSVAAMLIHQAIGKNLYCIFVDNGVLRKDEFSGVLESYETLGLNVKGVDAKDQFYTALAGLTDPEAKRKAIGKTFIDVFDQEAHLVEDVSWLGQGTIYPDVIESVSVKGPSATIKSHHNVGGLPDFMKLKVVEPLNTLFKDEVRAVGRTMGLPEAILGRHPFPGPGLAIRILGDVTPEKVDILQQVDALFIDGLKREGLYDKVWQAGAMLLPVQSVGVMGDERTYERVVALRAVTSVDGMTADWAHLPYEFLADVSNEIINRVKGVNRVVYDISSKPPATIEWE; encoded by the coding sequence ATGGCCACCGAACAAATTCTGATTCTGGATTTTGGTTCGCAGTACACGCAACTGATTGCCCGCCGGGTACGCGAACTGAACGTTTACTGCGAAATCCATCCCTATAATCACCTCCCAACTATCAGCGCCGACGTCAAAGGCATTATCCTGTCTGGTAGCCCATCTTCCGTCCGTGATGCTGATGCTCCTGAAGTGCATCTGGCCGAGTTCCGTCACAAACTACCGGTTCTGGGCGTGTGCTACGGGGCGCAATTGCTGGCGCATACCAGTGGGGGCGAGGTAAAAGCATCCGCCATTCGTGAATACGGCCGGGCAAAGCTGGGTACGGTCAACAGCGAAAGCCCACTGATGAAAGGCATTGACCAGCACTCGCAGGTCTGGATGTCGCACGCTGACACGATTACGAGCGTTCCTGACAATTTCGAAATCATTGCGTCGACGGATACCGTTCGGGTAGCGGCTTTCCAGGTCGCGGGTGAGCAGACTTACGGCATTCAGTTCCACCCCGAGGTGACTCACTCCCTGCAGGGCAAAGCCTTGCTGCAGAACTTCGTGGTCGACATCTGCGGCTGTGCGCAGGACTGGACGGCCGAGTCGTTCGTCGAAACGACCGTAGCCCAACTGAAAGAAAAGATCGGCGACGATAAAGTGGTATTGGGTCTGTCGGGTGGTGTTGATTCATCCGTAGCGGCTATGCTGATTCACCAGGCAATCGGTAAGAATCTGTACTGCATATTCGTTGATAACGGCGTATTGCGGAAAGACGAGTTTTCGGGCGTTCTGGAATCGTACGAAACGCTGGGTCTGAACGTAAAAGGCGTTGATGCCAAAGATCAGTTCTACACCGCCCTGGCCGGGCTGACAGATCCCGAAGCGAAACGGAAAGCTATCGGCAAAACCTTCATCGACGTATTCGATCAGGAAGCGCATCTGGTTGAGGATGTTTCCTGGCTAGGTCAGGGAACAATTTATCCCGACGTTATCGAATCGGTATCGGTAAAAGGACCGTCGGCAACGATCAAATCGCACCACAACGTAGGTGGTCTGCCTGACTTCATGAAACTGAAAGTTGTGGAGCCCCTCAATACGCTGTTCAAAGACGAAGTTCGTGCCGTTGGTCGGACGATGGGGCTGCCCGAAGCCATTCTGGGGCGCCACCCATTTCCAGGTCCTGGCCTGGCCATCCGGATTCTGGGTGATGTAACGCCTGAGAAAGTTGATATTCTACAACAGGTTGATGCGTTGTTCATCGACGGCCTGAAGCGTGAAGGACTTTACGACAAAGTCTGGCAGGCGGGTGCTATGCTGCTGCCCGTGCAGTCGGTTGGCGTCATGGGTGACGAGCGTACGTACGAACGGGTGGTGGCGCTACGGGCTGTAACGAGCGTTGATGGTATGACCGCCGATTGGGCGCACCTGCCGTACGAATTTCTAGCCGACGTATCGAACGAAATTATCAACCGCGTAAAAGGTGTTAACCGAGTTGTGTACGATATATCGTCGAAACCACCGGCTACCATCGAGTGGGAATAA
- a CDS encoding sialate O-acetylesterase, which translates to MKRFLIIFFVGISLWPGLIRAQVSVVLEQWPARLQLYPRDQNSQCAVPITGRVTDRSAVGVSLLVTRNQQPYQYAYVRVDSVTGRFSFLPFIKAERSEYGFQLTGHRAAGDSVRIAVRDSIVCGDVFLIMGQSNAIGRFEGYRNEFCRTFGVNNGNRVYNPADTAWCLSNTTEGDNALWGVELQRLILEQQGVPTAIINGAAGSTAIYDHTNRGGSDLSNLYGRLLYRARKAGVSNQVKAMIWRQGEAEAAGNADQYAQLFPQLYGYWKQDYPGIKRVYHSQLNLLRDEVIKAGAVRDYQRRSGSTFPDNVPIATVGLPAYQGLHYGEAAYRQFGTELYRLVARDFYGATDTSNIQSPNVQRIYYGTPEQDEIVIEFEPGQEMRWPADTTVTNPANAHRYSLSLRDLIYTDYPYGETGLVRTVTEEGNRLRLKLSKATTGQNLTYLPSYYRDSELGYFAGPTIKNRRGVRALTFYQVPINPPLPVADLRAMPVDTSAIQLFWSNINSNTAPADEWVLERADSTGAFIQLARLTGSTSTYLDARTEALQIGRVYQYRIRSFGKQAVADYSPVATASMRLVLSTEEEIAQLVRLYPNPAQDLVQLQISAPWQRETLTVTVYNDAGRTLLQTKGRPQNGLLSISVNSLATGLYTVRVQAKSGQAQRRLLISH; encoded by the coding sequence GTGAAGCGATTTCTGATTATCTTCTTCGTTGGAATTAGTTTATGGCCCGGGTTAATCCGGGCGCAGGTGTCGGTAGTACTTGAGCAGTGGCCCGCCCGGCTGCAGCTCTACCCCCGCGATCAGAATAGCCAGTGTGCCGTGCCGATTACCGGGCGCGTAACAGACCGGTCGGCAGTTGGTGTATCATTGCTGGTAACCCGCAATCAGCAGCCGTACCAGTACGCCTACGTGCGCGTCGATTCCGTGACTGGCCGTTTTTCTTTTCTTCCTTTTATCAAAGCTGAACGTAGTGAGTACGGTTTTCAGCTGACTGGCCATCGGGCAGCGGGCGACTCAGTACGTATTGCCGTGCGCGACAGCATTGTTTGCGGGGACGTTTTCCTGATCATGGGCCAGTCGAACGCTATTGGTCGGTTCGAAGGCTACCGGAATGAGTTCTGCCGAACGTTTGGCGTTAATAACGGCAATCGCGTCTATAACCCTGCCGATACGGCCTGGTGTCTCAGTAACACCACCGAAGGCGATAATGCATTATGGGGCGTTGAACTTCAGCGGCTTATCCTGGAGCAACAGGGTGTTCCAACGGCTATCATTAACGGGGCGGCTGGGTCAACGGCTATCTACGACCACACCAATCGTGGAGGGAGCGATTTAAGCAATTTATACGGCCGACTCCTGTACCGGGCTCGTAAGGCGGGCGTTTCCAACCAGGTCAAAGCCATGATCTGGCGGCAGGGCGAGGCCGAAGCGGCTGGCAATGCCGATCAGTACGCTCAACTATTTCCGCAACTCTATGGCTACTGGAAGCAGGATTATCCCGGCATAAAACGGGTCTATCATTCGCAGTTGAACCTACTAAGGGACGAGGTCATTAAAGCAGGTGCCGTCCGTGACTACCAGCGCCGATCGGGGAGTACTTTTCCGGATAATGTACCTATTGCTACGGTAGGTCTACCCGCTTATCAGGGGCTGCATTACGGCGAAGCAGCCTATCGTCAGTTTGGCACTGAATTGTATCGGCTCGTGGCCCGCGACTTCTACGGCGCTACAGATACCAGCAACATTCAGTCACCCAACGTACAGCGTATTTATTACGGCACACCCGAACAGGACGAGATTGTAATCGAATTTGAACCGGGACAGGAGATGCGCTGGCCCGCCGATACGACGGTTACGAATCCCGCTAATGCACACCGGTACTCGCTGAGTTTACGGGATCTGATCTATACCGATTACCCGTACGGCGAAACGGGACTGGTCAGAACCGTAACGGAGGAAGGCAACCGACTGCGGCTTAAACTAAGCAAAGCCACGACGGGGCAAAACCTGACGTACCTGCCGTCGTATTACCGGGATTCTGAATTAGGCTATTTCGCCGGGCCAACCATTAAAAATCGGCGGGGTGTACGGGCATTGACATTTTATCAGGTTCCCATCAATCCACCGCTGCCCGTCGCCGATCTGCGGGCTATGCCGGTCGATACCAGCGCCATTCAACTGTTCTGGAGTAACATAAACAGCAACACGGCTCCGGCGGACGAATGGGTGCTGGAGCGCGCCGACAGCACTGGTGCGTTTATTCAGTTGGCCCGGTTGACCGGCAGCACGTCGACGTACCTGGATGCCAGGACCGAAGCGTTACAGATTGGCAGAGTTTATCAGTATCGGATTCGCTCGTTCGGGAAACAGGCCGTAGCTGATTACTCACCTGTAGCGACAGCCTCCATGCGGTTGGTACTCAGCACCGAAGAGGAGATAGCTCAACTGGTACGTCTGTATCCTAATCCCGCTCAGGATCTGGTACAGCTTCAGATTTCGGCTCCCTGGCAGCGCGAAACGCTGACCGTAACGGTTTATAACGACGCCGGACGCACGCTGCTGCAAACCAAGGGACGCCCTCAGAATGGTCTTCTCTCGATATCGGTAAACAGTCTGGCCACGGGGCTGTACACGGTGCGCGTTCAGGCAAAATCTGGTCAGGCACAGCGCCGGTTACTCATCAGTCACTGA
- a CDS encoding exo-beta-N-acetylmuramidase NamZ domain-containing protein, protein MTSLRKILFISLAFIFALSGAEPSRAQSGKAVQAPVEPGAWQTDLYLPALKGKRVGMIVNQTSTLGKRHLVDSLSSMGVSITTIFSPEHGFRGQASAGEKVASSRDPQTGISIVSLYGKNYKPTSAQLDSLDVLVFDIQDVGTRFYTYISTLHYVMEACAEVGKPLIVLDRPNPNGHYVDGPVLDPKFKSFVGMHPIPVVHGLTIGELARMINGENWLGGGKVTQLTVIPVRNYTHQTPYTLPIPPSPNLPNQQSILLYPSLCLFEGTVVSVGRGTDKQFQVIGSPNPKNGPYQFTPVDKAGAINPPQEGKLCYGLDLSGIDAYKLGFSLKYIIDFYQKAPDKNKYFLGTNFLDKLYGSDQLRLQLEAGVPESKIRQSWQPALTAYKTMRKKYLLYP, encoded by the coding sequence ATGACTTCATTGCGGAAAATTCTGTTTATCAGCCTTGCCTTCATCTTCGCTCTAAGTGGGGCCGAGCCCAGCCGGGCGCAGTCCGGTAAAGCGGTTCAAGCCCCGGTTGAGCCCGGTGCGTGGCAAACGGACCTGTATTTACCCGCCCTGAAAGGTAAACGCGTCGGCATGATTGTTAACCAGACCTCAACACTGGGTAAGCGGCACCTGGTCGATTCGCTCTCGTCGATGGGTGTGTCGATCACCACAATTTTCTCGCCCGAGCACGGTTTCCGGGGGCAGGCCAGCGCGGGCGAAAAAGTAGCCAGCAGCCGCGATCCGCAAACCGGAATCAGTATTGTTTCGCTCTATGGCAAGAACTATAAACCGACATCTGCCCAGCTCGACTCCCTGGACGTACTGGTCTTTGATATACAGGACGTCGGCACCCGCTTCTACACCTACATCAGTACCCTGCATTACGTCATGGAGGCCTGCGCCGAGGTGGGGAAACCACTGATCGTGCTCGACCGGCCAAACCCGAACGGTCATTACGTTGATGGCCCGGTGCTGGACCCGAAGTTCAAGTCGTTCGTGGGCATGCATCCCATACCGGTGGTTCATGGGTTGACTATTGGCGAACTGGCCCGAATGATCAACGGCGAAAACTGGCTGGGGGGCGGTAAAGTCACGCAGCTCACGGTAATTCCCGTCAGGAACTACACTCACCAGACGCCTTATACGTTGCCCATTCCGCCTTCTCCCAATCTGCCGAATCAGCAGTCCATTCTGCTTTACCCGTCGTTATGCCTCTTCGAAGGAACTGTTGTGAGCGTAGGACGGGGCACCGACAAGCAGTTTCAGGTAATTGGATCACCCAACCCGAAAAACGGACCGTATCAGTTCACGCCCGTCGACAAGGCGGGTGCTATCAATCCACCCCAGGAAGGAAAACTTTGCTATGGGCTGGACCTGTCGGGAATAGATGCCTATAAACTGGGCTTCTCGCTGAAATACATCATCGACTTCTACCAGAAAGCGCCGGACAAAAACAAGTATTTCCTGGGTACGAACTTTCTCGACAAACTCTACGGCAGCGACCAACTGCGGCTGCAGCTGGAAGCGGGTGTGCCGGAAAGCAAAATTCGCCAGAGCTGGCAGCCGGCGCTGACTGCTTACAAAACAATGCGAAAAAAGTACCTGTTGTACCCTTAA
- a CDS encoding ABC transporter permease yields the protein MNVPLFLARKVRNAPEGSFSATVTRVGIVSIALGLGILLVAFAVLFGFKSTIQQKIFLFGAHLQVTKFSNNVSYAESPLSLDTDLYRNRDKIPGVRHIQAIGIKAGILKTKDELSGVVLKGVGSDYDWTLLRESLVAGTVPTVGADTASTQILISQYMANQLQLKVGETVPLYFLSNPPRARKMTVTGIYETGLEEVDKTIALGDIRLIQKLNRWSADSVGSYEIFIDDFSQLAAMRRSLFERLDSNMRLTTVTDQYRPLFDWMILLDRNMEILLGLITFVASFNMVSVLLVLMMERTPMIGLLKALGGTNQLIRRMFVFVGLNMVGWGLLIGDVVGLGLCFIQDRFKLIPLDPKNYFMNYVPIVWDWPTILILNGAAIVLIAMVLWLPTLIINRIQPVKALNFKK from the coding sequence TTGAACGTCCCCCTTTTTCTTGCCCGCAAAGTACGAAATGCGCCTGAAGGCAGCTTTTCGGCCACAGTTACCCGCGTCGGCATCGTCAGCATTGCGCTGGGGCTGGGTATTTTGCTGGTTGCCTTTGCGGTATTGTTTGGCTTTAAAAGTACAATTCAGCAAAAGATCTTTCTGTTTGGTGCGCACCTGCAGGTCACGAAATTCAGCAACAACGTTTCCTACGCCGAATCGCCCCTTTCACTCGATACTGATCTGTACCGAAACCGCGACAAGATTCCCGGCGTCCGTCATATTCAGGCGATCGGAATCAAAGCGGGTATCCTGAAAACGAAAGACGAACTGTCGGGAGTAGTGCTGAAAGGCGTCGGCTCCGACTACGACTGGACCCTGCTGCGGGAGTCGCTGGTGGCGGGGACCGTTCCTACGGTAGGAGCTGATACGGCCTCGACCCAGATCCTGATCAGTCAATACATGGCCAACCAACTGCAGTTAAAAGTCGGCGAAACCGTCCCCCTTTATTTTCTGAGCAATCCCCCCCGCGCCCGGAAAATGACCGTCACCGGCATTTACGAAACGGGATTGGAGGAAGTGGATAAAACCATTGCCCTGGGCGATATCCGGCTGATCCAGAAGCTGAATCGATGGAGCGCCGACTCGGTAGGCAGCTACGAAATTTTCATCGATGATTTTAGTCAGTTGGCAGCCATGCGCCGATCGCTGTTCGAGCGGCTGGATTCGAACATGCGGCTGACTACCGTTACGGATCAGTACCGGCCCCTGTTCGACTGGATGATTCTGCTGGACCGGAATATGGAAATTTTACTCGGCCTGATCACGTTCGTAGCTTCGTTCAACATGGTATCGGTCCTGCTGGTGCTGATGATGGAGCGCACACCCATGATCGGTCTACTGAAAGCGCTGGGCGGCACCAACCAGCTAATCCGGCGTATGTTCGTCTTCGTAGGTCTCAATATGGTTGGCTGGGGCTTGCTGATTGGTGACGTAGTGGGACTGGGATTGTGCTTCATTCAGGACCGTTTCAAGCTGATTCCGCTCGACCCCAAGAATTACTTCATGAATTACGTTCCCATTGTCTGGGACTGGCCGACAATTCTAATCCTAAACGGGGCTGCCATTGTTCTGATCGCCATGGTGCTCTGGCTCCCCACGCTGATCATCAACCGGATTCAGCCCGTCAAAGCCCTGAACTTTAAAAAATAA
- a CDS encoding TraB/GumN family protein, which translates to MHTSISMFVRHILALFVVFLAASLTTWAQDTTLLYRMTGPGLTQPSYLYGTFHLLCPNDLQITPATENAIHGAQQMYLELDLDDPAMMAQMQKSMFMTGGKTTKDLLSAEDYTLLDNYLKKNIQIGLAQVGGLKPIGLLSLMYMSMLSCQPASYDMTFAQMAGKDKKEVLGLETIDDQLAALDKIPLEDQLKGIVDMAKKPDEAKAEFAQFLNVYKTHDVARLTAAMKESKFDAGANEYENSLLRDRNLRWIPVIEKAAKAKPTFFAFGAGHLGGEQGVLTLLRQKGYTVTPVN; encoded by the coding sequence ATGCACACCTCAATCAGTATGTTCGTTCGTCATATTCTTGCTCTTTTTGTTGTTTTTCTGGCTGCCAGCCTGACTACCTGGGCGCAGGATACAACCCTGCTCTACCGGATGACAGGCCCTGGTCTGACGCAGCCGTCGTACTTGTATGGTACGTTTCATCTGTTGTGCCCCAACGATTTACAGATTACCCCTGCCACTGAAAACGCGATTCATGGCGCCCAACAGATGTACCTGGAACTGGACCTGGATGATCCCGCGATGATGGCGCAGATGCAAAAATCAATGTTCATGACCGGTGGCAAAACCACAAAAGACCTGCTGTCTGCCGAGGATTATACCCTGCTGGATAATTACCTGAAAAAAAATATTCAGATCGGGCTGGCACAGGTGGGTGGATTGAAACCCATCGGGCTCTTGTCGCTGATGTACATGAGCATGCTGAGCTGCCAGCCTGCTTCCTACGACATGACCTTTGCCCAGATGGCAGGTAAGGACAAGAAGGAAGTGCTCGGCCTGGAAACGATTGATGACCAGCTGGCCGCCCTCGATAAAATTCCGTTGGAAGACCAGTTGAAAGGGATTGTCGACATGGCCAAAAAGCCAGACGAAGCCAAAGCCGAGTTCGCGCAGTTTCTGAACGTCTATAAAACCCACGATGTCGCCAGGCTAACGGCAGCCATGAAGGAAAGCAAGTTCGACGCGGGGGCCAACGAATACGAAAACAGCCTGCTTCGGGACCGGAACCTGCGTTGGATTCCGGTTATCGAGAAAGCCGCCAAAGCCAAGCCGACGTTTTTCGCGTTCGGAGCCGGCCACCTAGGTGGAGAACAGGGCGTGCTTACCCTGCTTCGCCAGAAAGGGTATACCGTAACGCCCGTAAACTGA
- a CDS encoding bile acid:sodium symporter family protein: MAKTSLPALLARVGLDWFILALLAMIGLAKLWPEPGIQEGFFSLSTLATYGVSLIFFFYGLRLNFDQLRAGLLNHRLHLLIHLTTFVLFPAIVLGARSLFMTPDTELLWLGLFYVAALPSTVSSSVVMVSIAGGNIPAAIFNASISSLIGVFVTPLWMSVLLTGNDGQYDLAGVIVKLSIQVIVPVVLGLLLNRKLGWFAERHKTALRYFDQFTILLIVYTAFCESFTRNLFAGYSAADLLGLAAILLALFFLVMGLIMGLSRSLGFSREDRITALFCGSKKSLVQGSVMANVLFPSTVAGVALLPIMMYHALQLIIASIIAQAMARRQPKAPTIARA, from the coding sequence ATGGCAAAAACTTCGTTACCTGCGCTGCTGGCCCGCGTTGGCCTCGACTGGTTTATCCTGGCGCTGCTGGCCATGATTGGTCTGGCCAAGCTCTGGCCCGAACCGGGCATTCAGGAAGGCTTCTTCAGCCTATCGACGCTGGCAACCTACGGCGTTTCGCTTATTTTCTTTTTTTACGGCCTGCGGCTCAACTTCGATCAGCTCAGGGCGGGTCTCCTGAATCATCGGCTTCATCTGCTGATTCACCTCACAACATTCGTGCTGTTTCCGGCCATCGTACTGGGTGCCCGCTCCCTGTTCATGACGCCCGACACGGAACTACTCTGGCTGGGCCTGTTCTACGTAGCGGCCCTACCCTCCACGGTATCGTCCTCGGTAGTGATGGTGTCCATTGCGGGGGGCAATATCCCGGCCGCTATTTTTAACGCCAGTATCTCCAGCCTGATCGGTGTATTTGTCACGCCCCTGTGGATGAGTGTTTTGCTGACGGGCAACGACGGCCAGTACGATTTAGCTGGCGTTATCGTCAAACTGTCGATTCAGGTGATTGTGCCGGTCGTGCTGGGTCTGCTGCTGAACCGGAAACTGGGCTGGTTTGCCGAACGGCACAAGACGGCGCTCCGTTACTTCGACCAGTTCACTATTCTGCTGATCGTGTACACGGCCTTCTGCGAATCCTTCACCCGAAATCTGTTCGCGGGCTACTCGGCTGCGGACCTGCTCGGGCTGGCAGCCATTCTGCTCGCGCTGTTTTTCCTGGTGATGGGTTTGATTATGGGCTTAAGCCGTTCGCTGGGATTTAGTCGGGAAGATCGGATTACGGCCCTGTTCTGCGGCTCCAAGAAATCGCTGGTGCAGGGCAGCGTAATGGCGAACGTCCTGTTCCCGTCAACAGTGGCCGGCGTGGCTTTACTACCTATTATGATGTACCACGCCCTGCAACTGATCATTGCCAGTATTATCGCCCAGGCCATGGCCCGACGGCAGCCGAAAGCCCCCACTATTGCCCGGGCGTAG
- a CDS encoding outer membrane beta-barrel protein, with translation MKRLVLIVLLFGTITSVVNAQTEQGRWQVGAQVGNFSYQSQNGTKNFSGSISPSAGYFVIDNLLVGTGVPLSYSAFRFPTAIAPFAKSISTGYGLSPFARYYVGKTQLKPYAELAYSYSRSINKQTQEDVTGQLSERTSLASSTNLTPTVGVAYFFTNNVALNAGLSYNIQASKTEACDVNNNLVSFTSNWKSLSLGIGLQIFFGE, from the coding sequence ATGAAAAGACTAGTTTTAATCGTCCTGTTGTTCGGAACCATAACGTCAGTTGTCAACGCACAAACCGAGCAGGGACGCTGGCAGGTTGGCGCTCAGGTAGGAAATTTCTCTTACCAGTCGCAAAATGGGACTAAAAACTTCTCAGGAAGTATATCGCCCTCAGCCGGATATTTTGTTATTGATAACCTGTTGGTAGGAACGGGGGTTCCATTGAGTTACTCTGCATTCAGATTTCCTACTGCTATTGCCCCGTTTGCCAAATCGATAAGCACTGGTTACGGGCTGTCTCCATTTGCCCGTTACTATGTCGGCAAAACCCAACTGAAGCCATACGCTGAGCTAGCCTACAGTTACAGCCGGTCTATCAATAAACAAACGCAGGAAGATGTTACGGGGCAACTAAGCGAACGGACAAGCCTGGCGAGTTCTACTAACCTGACTCCAACCGTAGGAGTTGCCTATTTTTTTACCAACAATGTAGCGCTGAATGCCGGACTGAGCTATAACATACAGGCGTCTAAGACTGAGGCTTGCGACGTGAATAATAATCTTGTGTCCTTCACCAGTAATTGGAAGTCCCTGTCGCTCGGTATCGGTTTGCAGATTTTCTTTGGTGAATAA